A window of the Alnus glutinosa chromosome 4, dhAlnGlut1.1, whole genome shotgun sequence genome harbors these coding sequences:
- the LOC133865465 gene encoding PR5-like receptor kinase: protein MTCCFKGKLLSSKIICKKESQTRKNVEAFLRNNGPLAIRRYSYSDIKKMTNLFRDKLGEGGFGGVYKGKLQDGCLVAVKVLKESRGNGEEFINEVASISRTSHVNIVTLMGFCFEGSKRALIYEFMPNGSLEKFIYKENPSKADCRLEWETIHKIALGIARGLEYLHRGCNTRILHFDIKPHNILLDENFCPKISDFGLAKICSKEESIISILGARGTARYVAPELISRNFGRVSHKSDVYSYGMMVSEMVGGRKNIDIGVDHTSELFFPHWIYKRLEQDEELGLHGLMNEEDKESAKKMIIVSLWCIQTNPSNRPSMSIVVDMLKGSLDSLQIPPKPFFCSPPRSLADHSTTMESSHMIL from the coding sequence ATGACATGCTGCTTCAAGGGAAAGCTCTTATCTAGTAAAATTATTTGCAAAAAGGAAAGTCAAACCCGTAAGAATGTTGAGGCCTTTCTAAGGAACAATGGACCTCTTGCCATTAGAAGATACAGTTACTCAGATATCAAGAAAATGACCAACTTATTCAGAGATAAATTAGGTGAAGGGGGCTTTGGTGGTGTCTACAAGGGGAAGTTACAAGATGGTTGTCTTGTGGCAGTGAAGGTTCTGAAAGAATCAAGAGGTAATGGAGAGGAATTCATCAATGAAGTTGCAAGCATTAGTAGGACCTCTCATGTCAACATTGTCACTCTTATGGGCTTTTGCTTTGAGGGTTCTAAAAGAGCTCTCATCTATGAGTTTATGCCTAATGGATCTCTCGAGAAGTTCATATACAAAGAAAATCCCTCCAAGGCTGATTGTCGATTGGAATGGGAGACTATACACAAGATTGCACTTGGCATTGCTCGTGGACTAGAGTACTTACATAGAGGCTGCAACACACGAATCTTGCATTTTGATATAAAACCTCACAACATTCTTTTGGATGAGAACTTCTGCccaaaaatttctgattttggcCTTGCAAAAATATGCTCTAAAGAAGAGAGTATCATATCCATCTTAGGTGCAAGAGGAACTGCAAGATATGTAGCTCCAGAACTaatttctagaaattttggaagaGTCTCTCACAAGTCAGATGTTTATAGCTACGGAATGATGGTTTCAGAAATGGTTGGGGGGAGAAAGAATATTGATATCGGGGTTGATCATACTAGTGAATTATTTTTTCCACATTGGATTTACAAGCGTCTTGAACAAGATGAAGAACTAGGATTGCATGGCCTTATGaatgaagaagataaagaaaGTGCAAAGAAGATGATAATAGTGAGTTTATGGTGCATACAGACGAACCCCTCAAACCGACCATCAATGAGTATAGTTGTGGATATGTTGAAAGGAAGCCTCGATTCCTTACAAATCCCACCCAAGCCTTTCTTTTGTTCCCCACCAAGATCACTAGCAGATCATTCAACTACAATGGAGTCATCACATATGATTCTTTAA